A single Camarhynchus parvulus chromosome 5, STF_HiC, whole genome shotgun sequence DNA region contains:
- the JDP2 gene encoding jun dimerization protein 2, with amino-acid sequence MMPGQIPDPSLAAGALPGLGPLTGLPGTALTAEELKCADIRNIGAMISPLQFLEVKLGKRPQPVKSELDEEEERRKRRREKNKVAAARCRNKKKERTEFLQRESERLELMNAELKAQIEELKQERQQLILMLNRHRPTCIVRTDSIKTPESEANPLLEQLEKK; translated from the exons ATGATGCCAGGGCAGATCCCCGACCCGTCGCTGGCGGCCGGAgcgctgcctgggctgggccccCTGACGGGGCTGCCGGGCACGGCCCTGACCGCTGAGGAGCTCAAGTGCGCCGACATCCGCAACATCGGGGCCATGATCTCGCCGCTCCAGTTCCTGGAGGTGAAGCTTGGCAAGAGACCCCAGCCTGTCAAAAGTGAG TTggatgaggaagaagagaggaggaaaaggcgccgggagaaaaacaaagtagCAGCTGCACGATGTCGTaacaagaagaaggagaggaCGGAGTTCCTGCAGCGG GAGTCTGAGCGTCTAGAGCTCATGAATGCTGAGCTGAAGGCCCAGATAGAAGAGCTGAaacaggagaggcagcagctcatcCTGATGCTGAACCGGCACCGTCCCACCTGCATCGTGCGGACAGACAGCATCAAGACACCTGAGAGTGAAGCCAAcccactgctggagcagctAGAGAAGAAGTGA